TTCTCCAGCTACCGCATCGACGAAACGACCTATGTGCAAAACACATTCGATGACTTCAAACGCATCATCTGGGATTTTGCCGACAACCTGGGCGACGAAGTCGCGGCCGAAGCCACTTCTGAAGGTCAGGTTAATGCCAGCCTCGCTCAGCTCCGTGAAGCCGTGGAATCAAACTCCATTGAGGACCTGCGTGCGAAATCCCGGGAGTTCATTGATTTCTATTTGAAGCATCAGACAAGCAATAACGAACGACGTTCGAAAAGAATGGAATCGGTCAAGAAAAGCCTGTCGACAGTTAAGAAGCAACTTATGGAAGCCAATCGCACCATGCGTTCAGATCATTTGACTGGCGCCCATAACCGCAAGAGCTTTGACGAGCAGGTTAAACGCTACATCCAGATCAATCAACTGGATCACGACCCGGTGACGATGCTCCTGTTTGATATCGACTTCTTTAAAAAGATCAATGATGCCTACGGGCATGATATTGGGGACTTCGTATTGCAGCAATGCGTGCGCCTGCTACAGGAAAGCTTCAGCCGCGAAGTCGACTTTGTTGCCCGTCTGGGTGGTGAAGAATTCGCCGTGATTCTGCCAGGCTGTGACACCCAGGCAGCTATTAAAATGGTGGATGAATGCATGGCCAAGATCCGCAAAGAGGTCTTTGTTCATGGCAACCTCGAGATTCGCTTTACAGTCAGTCTGGGCATCGCTCAGCTTGAAGCTGGAGAAACGCCAGACGGCTGGTATAAGCGCGTGGATGAGGCCCTTTACACTTCCAAGCAGACCGGTCGCAACAAACACACAGTTGCCAATCCTCCGGGAATCA
This is a stretch of genomic DNA from Bdellovibrio sp. GT3. It encodes these proteins:
- a CDS encoding GGDEF domain-containing protein; amino-acid sequence: MKQWMKKLVDQLDMDWGSAPHNKESKGKDGPTLSEDRATLLFILDVLNKNLFEVHNHSVRKVRAKLDTVAKELMTMEGQELEDALFRFRQFFSSYRIDETTYVQNTFDDFKRIIWDFADNLGDEVAAEATSEGQVNASLAQLREAVESNSIEDLRAKSREFIDFYLKHQTSNNERRSKRMESVKKSLSTVKKQLMEANRTMRSDHLTGAHNRKSFDEQVKRYIQINQLDHDPVTMLLFDIDFFKKINDAYGHDIGDFVLQQCVRLLQESFSREVDFVARLGGEEFAVILPGCDTQAAIKMVDECMAKIRKEVFVHGNLEIRFTVSLGIAQLEAGETPDGWYKRVDEALYTSKQTGRNKHTVANPPGIKRVA